The Panicum hallii strain FIL2 chromosome 9, PHallii_v3.1, whole genome shotgun sequence genome has a window encoding:
- the LOC112874394 gene encoding protein LNK1-like isoform X1 yields MPDWRVGEFQGKFADDFAQSNRNEHQNGVEAPGVTNSKKLKHAVASEKINQGVISGTNNSDSQKCNSEHIQCANGIVSQNINSTGDCKDGSNAFTLREENTIAETRCPTDNWNSCQFGLSNGSSILNNHSTPQDNLAYGDNDLNYIDWPGIDNFEDVDTLFRRSDSTYGQQQLEDTDGLSWIPSSSDAVYSSDVALQQGFESSYSDYGILDGLSAFQCAEDKSLPSVDPSTALCDNEFNDTYLFSEQKNVNTYGEQIYQEDVMELLPTEQMCNGHGNIDMVGNQFSSENAIQSIEDKKFSIASTSQLSSSQNLLKQRHHLDSSSPSNITSESYQEKFSPSGGSFAQRNSKAQKKTVSIQPGQPASDNVVNRHPQTLTRRASYPCENYGTEEKGLGKRTLEDPQVTMGTSMVVDGSFVSSMSSDNSDEESSFRQLQDAVSQLDVQTKLCIRDGLYRLARSAQHRQVFPNTMNSNGDSQDVKDAETSRKFADPRSIETQTNPIDRSIALLLFHQSSDHATGAVDDASSLKSRASKKRHQGPAGNQGGVPASSSIYSPRGQGGSKDAQSRDNY; encoded by the exons ATGCCAGATTGGAGGGTGGGCGAG TTTCAAGGTAAATTCGCTGATGACTTTGCCCAGAGTAATAGAAATGAACATCAAAATGGAGTTGAGGCTCCTGGTGTCACTAATAGTAAGAAGTTGAAGCATGCAGTAGCCAGTGAGAAAATCAACCAGGGTGTCATCTCTGGAACAAATAACTCAGATTCGCAGAAATGTAATTCGGAGCACATCCAATGTGCCAATGGGATAGTATCCCAGAATATAAACAGTACTGGTGACTGCAAAGATGGATCAAATGCTTTTACTTTGAGAGAGGAAAATACAATCGCCGAAACCAGATGTCCAACAGATAACTGGAACTCCTGTCAGTTTGGACTGAGCAATGGTTCATCCATTCTCAATAACCACAGTACTCCACAGGATAACCTCGCTTATGGAGATAATGATTTAAACTATATCGATTGGCCTGGCATTGACAATTTTGAGGATGTCGACACATTATTCAG GAGGTCTGATTCTACATATGGTCAGCAGCAGCTGGAGGACACAGATGGCCTATCTTGGATTCCTTCTTCTTCAGATGCTGTTTACTCTTCTGATGTTGCTTTGCAGCAAGGGTTTGAGTCATCTTATTCAGATTATGGTATTCTGGATGGTCTCTCAGCATTCCAATGTGCAGAAGATAAATCACTACCCTCGGTTGATCCTTCAACTGCTCTATGTGACAATGAATTCAATGATACATACCTGTTCAGTGAGCAAAAGAATGTAAACACATATGGAGAACAG ATCTACCAAGAGGATGTGATGGAGTTGTTGCCCACTGAACAAATGTGCAATGGACATGGAAACATTGATATG GTTGGAAATCAGTTTTCATCTGAAAATGCCATTCAAAGTATCGAAGACAAGAAATTTTCTATAGCGTCAACTTCTCAGCTGAGCTCCTCTCAGAATTTACTGAAGCAAAGGCACCACTTAGATTCCAGTTCACCAAGCAACATTACTTCTGAGTCCTATCAAGAAAAATTCAGTCCATCTGGTGGTTCTTTTGCACAAAGGAATTCAAAAG CGCAGAAGAAAACTGTGAGCATACAACCAGGACAGCCTGCAAGCGATAATGTGGTGAACAGACATCCTCAAACATTGACAAGAAGAGCTTCATATCCTTGTGAGAACTATGGAACTGAAGAAAAGGGGTTAGGGAAAAGAACTTTGGAGGATCCTCAAGTTACAATGGGCACTTCCATGGTAGTGGATGGCTCATTTGTATCATCTATGTCCTCTGATAACTCAGATGAAGAAAGCAGCTTTCGACAGCTGCAGGATGCTGTTAGTCAG CTGGATGTCCAAACCAAATTGTGCATTAGAGATGGTTTGTACCGATTGGCACGAAGCGCACAACATAGGCAAGTTTTTCCAAATACGATGAACAGCAATGGAGATAGCCAGGATGTAAAGGATGCAGAAACTTCGCGCAA GTTTGCTGATCCTCGGAGCATTGAGACGCAGACCAACCCGATCGACCGGTCTATTGCTCTGCTACTTTTCCACCAGTCATCGGACCATGCGACTGGAGCTGTGGACGACGCCTCATCACTAAAATCCCGTGCTAGC AAAAAACGACACCAGGGCCCTGCTGGAAACCAAGGTGGGGTGCCAGCTTCAT
- the LOC112874394 gene encoding protein LNK1-like isoform X2: MPDWRVGEFQGKFADDFAQSNRNEHQNGVEAPGVTNSKKLKHAVASEKINQGVISGTNNSDSQKCNSEHIQCANGIVSQNINSTGDCKDGSNAFTLREENTIAETRCPTDNWNSCQFGLSNGSSILNNHSTPQDNLAYGDNDLNYIDWPGIDNFEDVDTLFRSDSTYGQQQLEDTDGLSWIPSSSDAVYSSDVALQQGFESSYSDYGILDGLSAFQCAEDKSLPSVDPSTALCDNEFNDTYLFSEQKNVNTYGEQIYQEDVMELLPTEQMCNGHGNIDMVGNQFSSENAIQSIEDKKFSIASTSQLSSSQNLLKQRHHLDSSSPSNITSESYQEKFSPSGGSFAQRNSKAQKKTVSIQPGQPASDNVVNRHPQTLTRRASYPCENYGTEEKGLGKRTLEDPQVTMGTSMVVDGSFVSSMSSDNSDEESSFRQLQDAVSQLDVQTKLCIRDGLYRLARSAQHRQVFPNTMNSNGDSQDVKDAETSRKFADPRSIETQTNPIDRSIALLLFHQSSDHATGAVDDASSLKSRASKKRHQGPAGNQGGVPASSSIYSPRGQGGSKDAQSRDNY; the protein is encoded by the exons ATGCCAGATTGGAGGGTGGGCGAG TTTCAAGGTAAATTCGCTGATGACTTTGCCCAGAGTAATAGAAATGAACATCAAAATGGAGTTGAGGCTCCTGGTGTCACTAATAGTAAGAAGTTGAAGCATGCAGTAGCCAGTGAGAAAATCAACCAGGGTGTCATCTCTGGAACAAATAACTCAGATTCGCAGAAATGTAATTCGGAGCACATCCAATGTGCCAATGGGATAGTATCCCAGAATATAAACAGTACTGGTGACTGCAAAGATGGATCAAATGCTTTTACTTTGAGAGAGGAAAATACAATCGCCGAAACCAGATGTCCAACAGATAACTGGAACTCCTGTCAGTTTGGACTGAGCAATGGTTCATCCATTCTCAATAACCACAGTACTCCACAGGATAACCTCGCTTATGGAGATAATGATTTAAACTATATCGATTGGCCTGGCATTGACAATTTTGAGGATGTCGACACATTATTCAG GTCTGATTCTACATATGGTCAGCAGCAGCTGGAGGACACAGATGGCCTATCTTGGATTCCTTCTTCTTCAGATGCTGTTTACTCTTCTGATGTTGCTTTGCAGCAAGGGTTTGAGTCATCTTATTCAGATTATGGTATTCTGGATGGTCTCTCAGCATTCCAATGTGCAGAAGATAAATCACTACCCTCGGTTGATCCTTCAACTGCTCTATGTGACAATGAATTCAATGATACATACCTGTTCAGTGAGCAAAAGAATGTAAACACATATGGAGAACAG ATCTACCAAGAGGATGTGATGGAGTTGTTGCCCACTGAACAAATGTGCAATGGACATGGAAACATTGATATG GTTGGAAATCAGTTTTCATCTGAAAATGCCATTCAAAGTATCGAAGACAAGAAATTTTCTATAGCGTCAACTTCTCAGCTGAGCTCCTCTCAGAATTTACTGAAGCAAAGGCACCACTTAGATTCCAGTTCACCAAGCAACATTACTTCTGAGTCCTATCAAGAAAAATTCAGTCCATCTGGTGGTTCTTTTGCACAAAGGAATTCAAAAG CGCAGAAGAAAACTGTGAGCATACAACCAGGACAGCCTGCAAGCGATAATGTGGTGAACAGACATCCTCAAACATTGACAAGAAGAGCTTCATATCCTTGTGAGAACTATGGAACTGAAGAAAAGGGGTTAGGGAAAAGAACTTTGGAGGATCCTCAAGTTACAATGGGCACTTCCATGGTAGTGGATGGCTCATTTGTATCATCTATGTCCTCTGATAACTCAGATGAAGAAAGCAGCTTTCGACAGCTGCAGGATGCTGTTAGTCAG CTGGATGTCCAAACCAAATTGTGCATTAGAGATGGTTTGTACCGATTGGCACGAAGCGCACAACATAGGCAAGTTTTTCCAAATACGATGAACAGCAATGGAGATAGCCAGGATGTAAAGGATGCAGAAACTTCGCGCAA GTTTGCTGATCCTCGGAGCATTGAGACGCAGACCAACCCGATCGACCGGTCTATTGCTCTGCTACTTTTCCACCAGTCATCGGACCATGCGACTGGAGCTGTGGACGACGCCTCATCACTAAAATCCCGTGCTAGC AAAAAACGACACCAGGGCCCTGCTGGAAACCAAGGTGGGGTGCCAGCTTCAT